The genome window CTTCGTTTCGTTCCGTGATTCGAGCGATGTACGAACGTTCCGTCTGCGATCCGTCCAGACGAGGACACGGTCGAAACACGTCGCTCGAGGAGGACGCTGATAGCGATACGATATGAATCTGTCTGCAAATAGTTATACGTCTTCACCCTATGGTATTTGGTAGCATGTTCGAGCTTTTCTCGCAAAGCTACTATCTCGGGCGTCTCTACGTGATGCCGGTCGACGACGACCGTGCACTCATGCACCGTGATCAACACGAACACATCAACGAAGCAGTGTACGCGACAGGCGAGGGGGTCGAACGCCTAGACGCACCGCTGGTGATGAAACTCGAGTCCGGTCACTTCCCGGTCCACGGTGACGAAGGGGTGCCGGCGAATACGCTCGCCGTCCCCGAGTCGCTGCTCGAGGGAACCGATGTCCGGAATCCGCCGTCGCTTCGCGAAGTGTTTCTCGCCCGCCGGGAGCGGGCACGACAGCTGCTCGAGTACGCCAGTGGTTGGCAGCCGTCCAGAGACGAAACGGGCGGTCGGTTCGACGCTGACCCGGGCGACGGCTATCCGAACGCCGGAACCTAAAAGTAGCCTCGCTTCGCGTTTTCGCCAGGATGTTCGACGTCGACGCGTTGCTCGGCCGTGCGTCGCTCAAAGACCGCATCGAGGAACTCGAAGAAGAAAACGAGCGGCTGCAAGCCCGCTATGAGGCCGAATCTGACCGACGAGCGGACGCCACGACGGCCAGACAGGAGGCCGAACGGCGGATCAATCGCCTCGAGGATCGCATCGCCCAGCTCGAGGGAGAACTCGAGCGCCGTCGAGAGGACGAAACCGGCCTCGAGTATCGACGGCGCGAACGAATTCGGGGCGGCGAGCTCGCCGACATCGTCGATCGACTGGCGTCGGTCAGAACGGGAGCCGAGGGCGCACTCACCGCAGTCGTCGACGACGCCGGTGTCGACGCGCTCGGCGTGGACCTCGAAGGCGTACTGGGCGAGCGCGTGGCCCTGCTCGAGGACGCCGCACCGTGTGTCTGCTGTGTCGACGACGCCGGACTGATCGCCGTCGCGCTCGATCCGCCGGTCCGTCCCGGGCTCGAACCCATCTGGGACGACCGGTTCGCGCTCGAGCGCGAGTGGTTCCTCCCCACCGGTCGGTACGTCCTCGCGCTGGTCCGAGCCGACCTGTTCGCCGTCGGCGTCTACGAGGGTGGCGACCGAGTCGACTACCGCGGGTTCGAAAGCGACGTCAAAGGCAGCCACTCGAAAGGCGGGTTCTCACAGGCCCGCTTCGAGCGCATTCGCGACGATCAGATCGACGACCACCTCGATCGGTGTGCCGACGCACTCGAAGAGTCCCTCGACGACGAGCCGTCGACGCCGCTATACCTCGCCGGCCAGCGCGGGGTCCTCGAAACGCTCACCGACGAATCGGGGCTCGAGCCAGCCGCGACGGCCGCCGTCGACGCAACCGGGAACCCGAAACCGGCTCTCGAGGACGCCCACCACGCGTTCTGGACGACGGACCTCCGTGTGTTATGAGGGGGATGTAACGGGCTACCAGGGGGCTCGAACTACAGTAGTTTAAGTCCCCGGTCAGCCATGTCGTGGGTATGCACGTCGCAATTCTCGCCCACGAGAAGTTTCCGGGCCGTGCGAAGACCGCACTCGGCGTTCTCCGATACGCCGACTACGAGGCCGTCGCCGTCGTAGACCGTGAGAACGACGGCCGTCGAGTGAACGATTACGTCCCGGACGTCCAGGACGC of Natrarchaeobaculum sulfurireducens contains these proteins:
- a CDS encoding DUF5802 family protein; the protein is MFELFSQSYYLGRLYVMPVDDDRALMHRDQHEHINEAVYATGEGVERLDAPLVMKLESGHFPVHGDEGVPANTLAVPESLLEGTDVRNPPSLREVFLARRERARQLLEYASGWQPSRDETGGRFDADPGDGYPNAGT
- a CDS encoding Vms1/Ankzf1 family peptidyl-tRNA hydrolase, yielding MFDVDALLGRASLKDRIEELEEENERLQARYEAESDRRADATTARQEAERRINRLEDRIAQLEGELERRREDETGLEYRRRERIRGGELADIVDRLASVRTGAEGALTAVVDDAGVDALGVDLEGVLGERVALLEDAAPCVCCVDDAGLIAVALDPPVRPGLEPIWDDRFALEREWFLPTGRYVLALVRADLFAVGVYEGGDRVDYRGFESDVKGSHSKGGFSQARFERIRDDQIDDHLDRCADALEESLDDEPSTPLYLAGQRGVLETLTDESGLEPAATAAVDATGNPKPALEDAHHAFWTTDLRVL